Proteins found in one Pelmatolapia mariae isolate MD_Pm_ZW linkage group LG7, Pm_UMD_F_2, whole genome shotgun sequence genomic segment:
- the LOC134631471 gene encoding transcription factor Maf-like, with amino-acid sequence MASELAMSNSDLPTSPLAMEYVNDFDLMKFEVKKEPVEPDRSINQCSRLVAGGSLSSTPMSTPCSSVPPSPSFSAPSPGSGSEQKAHLEDFYWMTGYQQQLNPEALGFSPEDAVEALISSSHQLQTFDGYARGQQFGGAAGAGGAMAGEEMGSAAAVVSAVIAAAAAQNGAPHHHHHHHHHHHAGGHHPSSGSQSSGGPGGNHQHMRLEERFTDEQLVTMSVRELNRQLRGVSKEEVIRLKQKRRTLKNRGYAQSCRYKRVQQRHVLEGEKTQLMQQVDHLKQEISRLARERDAYKEKYEKLISTGFRENGGSSSDNNPSSPEFFMTSRKFLHL; translated from the coding sequence ATGGCATCAGAGCTGGCAATGAGCAACTCCGACCTGCCCACCAGTCCCCTGGCCATGGAATATGTTAATGACTTCGATCTGATGAAGTTTGAAGTGAAAAAGGAGCCGGTGGAGCCCGATCGCAGCATCAACCAGTGCAGCCGCCTGGTCGCCGGGGGATCCCTATCTTCCACCCCGATGAGCACGCCTTGCAGCTCGGTTCCCCCTTCTCCAAGCTTCTCGGCGCCCAGTCCGGGATCAGGGAGCGAACAGAAGGCGCACTTGGAGGATTTCTACTGGATGACCGGGTACCAACAGCAGTTGAACCCCGAAGCTCTGGGTTTTAGCCCGGAGGACGCCGTAGAAGCGCTGATCAGCAGCAGTCATCAGCTCCAGACCTTCGATGGCtatgccagagggcagcagttCGGCGGCGCAGCCGGCGCGGGGGGCGCAATGGCCGGGGAGGAGATGGGATCAGCGGCCGCAGTGGTGTCCGCGGTTATCGCTGCAGCCGCAGCTCAGAACGGGgctccccaccaccaccaccatcatcaccaccaccaccacgcaGGGGGACACCACCCCTCCTCCGGGTCTCAGTCCAGCGGCGGCCCGGGGGGAAACCACCAACACATGCGCTTGGAAGAGCGGTTCACGGACGAGCAGCTGGTGACCATGTCGGTGCGGGAACTGAACCGGCAACTGCGGGGGGTCAGCAAGGAAGAGGTGATCCGTCtgaaacagaagaggaggacGCTAAAGAACAGAGGCTATGCCCAGTCCTGTCGGTACAAGCGGGTCCAGCAGCGGCACGTTCTGGAGGGAGAGAAGACGCAACTCATGCAGCAGGTGGACCACCTCAAGCAGGAGATCTCCCGGCTGGCCAGGGAGAGGGACGCCTACAAGGAGAAATACGAGAAGCTGATCAGCACCGGCTTCAGAGAAAACGGAGGATCCAGCAGCGACAACAACCCTTCTTCCCCGGAGTTTTTCAT